The following proteins come from a genomic window of Rhodohalobacter sp. 614A:
- a CDS encoding ammonium transporter → MKLRYGLLTALLVLCVTGSLNAQDMGPTAEDVQNNLNYVWTIIAACLVFFMQAGFALLETGFTRAKNAVNIIMKNVMDVGAGSLAFFLVGFGLMFGTTAGGWIGTDGFLLSYIGDYSVEWSYTFFFFQAVFAATAATIVSGAVAERTAFSAYIIFSLLLTAVIYPVFGSWAWGSLFNGSGWLEGLGFIDFAGSTVVHSVGGWAALAAVIVVGPRVGKYIDGKPQDIKGHSLPLAALGVFILWLGWFGFNAGSTTTGDTSIALIALNTFLAAGAGATAAMLTTWFAMGKPNGPTTLNGVLAGLVGITAGCANLDPGFAILTGAIAGVLVYYATLFIEKFVDDAVGAIAVHGVCGAWGTLAAGLFDSAGFSWSVVGVQVIGIVAAFAWTFTISFILFKTISFIIPVRVNGDLEELGLDLHEHDDTAYPEFGNSKPKTPASV, encoded by the coding sequence ATGAAGCTACGATATGGATTACTTACTGCATTACTGGTATTATGTGTAACCGGCTCTTTAAATGCCCAGGATATGGGTCCTACCGCCGAAGATGTACAGAATAACCTGAACTACGTTTGGACAATCATTGCAGCATGTCTTGTTTTCTTTATGCAGGCTGGCTTTGCATTGCTTGAAACTGGATTTACCAGGGCCAAAAATGCCGTTAATATTATAATGAAAAACGTCATGGATGTCGGGGCGGGCTCCCTTGCATTTTTCCTTGTTGGATTCGGCCTGATGTTCGGAACCACTGCGGGAGGATGGATTGGAACCGATGGCTTCCTGCTAAGCTATATTGGCGATTATTCCGTTGAATGGTCGTACACTTTCTTTTTCTTTCAGGCTGTATTTGCAGCCACGGCAGCAACCATCGTTTCCGGAGCGGTGGCAGAACGTACCGCGTTCTCGGCATATATTATATTCTCACTATTACTCACCGCTGTCATTTACCCCGTTTTCGGTTCATGGGCGTGGGGAAGTCTCTTTAACGGCTCGGGATGGTTAGAAGGACTTGGTTTTATAGACTTTGCCGGTTCAACTGTTGTGCACTCCGTGGGAGGATGGGCAGCTCTTGCAGCAGTTATAGTTGTAGGACCACGGGTTGGCAAATATATTGATGGGAAACCTCAGGATATTAAAGGCCACAGTTTGCCTCTCGCTGCTCTCGGCGTATTTATTCTCTGGTTAGGCTGGTTTGGTTTTAACGCCGGTTCAACGACCACAGGCGACACTTCTATAGCGCTGATTGCTCTTAACACATTCCTCGCGGCCGGCGCCGGTGCTACTGCCGCTATGCTTACCACCTGGTTCGCTATGGGCAAACCTAATGGCCCAACAACTCTCAACGGTGTACTTGCAGGTCTTGTAGGAATTACCGCCGGATGTGCCAATCTCGATCCCGGCTTTGCAATTCTTACGGGTGCCATTGCTGGTGTACTTGTTTACTATGCAACCCTGTTCATTGAGAAATTCGTGGATGATGCCGTAGGCGCAATTGCCGTTCACGGTGTTTGTGGCGCGTGGGGAACGCTCGCTGCAGGACTTTTCGACTCTGCCGGTTTTAGCTGGAGTGTCGTTGGCGTTCAGGTTATTGGTATCGTCGCTGCTTTTGCATGGACATTTACCATTAGCTTTATCTTATTCAAAACCATCAGCTTTATCATTCCTGTTCGTGTAAATGGTGACCTTGAAGAGTTGGGACTCGATCTCCACGAACATGATGACACGGCATATCCCGAATTTGGTAATTCAAAACCAAAGACCCCGGCCAGCGTCTAA
- a CDS encoding Nif3-like dinuclear metal center hexameric protein yields the protein MKNGNPESRQPKTRREFISDLSKASAGGLLLSTPYLKSSQAKTWTVGEIIDHFIKEIDGTPFPRTVDTIKAGNRDIEVTGIITTMFATIPVIEYAISTGVNFIIAHEPTYYNHLDETDWLENDSVYQYKSKLLADNEIAVWRNHDYIHSHNPDGVYSGLLDKLMWKPYRVNESPANLKIPAISLANLITHVKARLGIDTVRYLGDDDQLCENVLLMPGAMGGQNQIRLISETNPDVVLIGEAEEWTTPEYIRDRNASGKKTSLIVLGHTDSEDPGSIYMKDWLLKNVPGVEVTHIHSGNPFRFG from the coding sequence ATGAAAAACGGTAATCCTGAATCCCGTCAACCCAAAACAAGAAGAGAATTCATTTCTGATCTTTCGAAAGCATCAGCCGGGGGGTTGTTGCTTTCGACTCCATACCTAAAAAGTTCGCAAGCAAAAACCTGGACGGTTGGTGAAATCATAGATCATTTTATTAAAGAGATAGACGGGACGCCTTTCCCGCGGACTGTTGATACCATCAAAGCCGGAAACCGGGATATCGAAGTAACCGGAATTATTACCACAATGTTTGCCACGATTCCGGTGATTGAATATGCAATCTCTACCGGCGTGAATTTTATCATTGCACACGAACCTACCTACTACAATCATTTGGACGAAACTGATTGGCTGGAAAATGACTCGGTCTATCAATACAAATCCAAACTTCTGGCGGACAATGAGATAGCTGTCTGGAGAAATCATGATTATATCCATAGTCACAACCCGGATGGGGTTTACAGCGGACTTCTGGATAAGTTAATGTGGAAGCCTTATAGGGTTAACGAATCGCCAGCAAACCTTAAAATACCAGCGATTTCTTTGGCTAATTTGATCACTCATGTAAAAGCACGGCTTGGAATTGATACGGTGAGATATTTGGGAGATGATGATCAGCTTTGTGAAAACGTGCTTCTGATGCCCGGCGCAATGGGCGGACAGAATCAAATCCGGTTGATTAGCGAAACCAACCCGGATGTTGTACTGATTGGTGAAGCGGAGGAGTGGACAACACCCGAGTATATTCGTGACAGAAATGCCTCAGGCAAAAAGACGTCACTCATTGTACTTGGCCATACCGACAGCGAAGATCCCGGTTCTATCTATATGAAAGACTGGCTGCTGAAGAATGTCCCCGGGGTAGAGGTGACGCATATTCATTCAGGGAATCCGTTTCGGTTTGGGTGA
- the recJ gene encoding single-stranded-DNA-specific exonuclease RecJ, with product MSYRWVYSEPQRGESAYDVQQSLNIPPEIACLLNIRGISTYEQAKSFFRPEKESLHDPFLMKDMEAAACRLSKAIRNHERVVIYGDYDVDGTTAVSLFYTFLKSFGLDVDYYIPHRFKEGYGINPDGIQYALENNADLIVSVDCGITAIEEAKYAKEKGIDLIICDHHTVGDEIPDAVAVLDPKRLDCNYPFDGLSGAGVGFKLVQGTTQKLGLPKQLPNKFLDLVAISIASDIVPIIDENRVLMRRGLTLINTQPRVGIKALLDRIRIPEGSVTTSSIVFSIGPRINAAGRMGDATTAVELMIAEDGVSANQYAKELESINNMRKDTDSETMEQAIEMLETQFNLDNLSAMVLHNPEWHLGVIGIVASRLVDAHYRPAIMLSTVEGKIKGSARSIKGFNIYDALKECEDLLEQFGGHEFAAGLTMNMENLDEFRRRINKIAGTNLSDKDFTPELEISCNLNLEKIDMKFWKLLTQFEPFGPGNMRPIFVSKDVCIEGVPTIVGNGHLKMKVRQGNSPVFDCIGFNMHAFEPRLRNCNSAQIDIAYVLEENNWNGRRTIQMRLKDIHIGSKK from the coding sequence ATGTCATATCGATGGGTCTATTCCGAACCCCAAAGGGGAGAGTCTGCCTATGATGTACAACAATCACTCAATATTCCGCCGGAAATTGCCTGTTTGTTAAACATCCGTGGCATCAGCACATACGAACAAGCCAAATCATTTTTCAGACCAGAAAAAGAGAGCCTTCACGATCCATTCCTGATGAAGGACATGGAGGCTGCTGCCTGCCGCCTTTCCAAGGCTATCCGCAATCACGAGCGAGTTGTTATTTACGGAGATTATGATGTAGACGGAACCACTGCCGTCAGCCTGTTTTATACATTCCTGAAAAGCTTTGGCCTGGATGTAGACTATTACATTCCTCACCGTTTTAAAGAAGGATATGGCATTAATCCAGACGGCATTCAATATGCACTTGAAAACAACGCCGATCTCATTGTTTCTGTGGATTGCGGCATCACTGCCATCGAAGAAGCTAAATATGCCAAGGAAAAAGGCATTGACCTCATCATCTGTGATCATCATACCGTGGGCGATGAAATCCCGGATGCGGTTGCTGTTTTAGATCCAAAACGGTTGGACTGTAATTATCCATTTGATGGATTGTCGGGTGCCGGAGTTGGTTTTAAACTTGTTCAGGGCACAACACAGAAGCTTGGTCTTCCCAAACAGCTCCCGAATAAGTTTCTTGATCTCGTGGCCATCTCCATTGCCTCGGATATTGTACCCATCATCGACGAAAATCGTGTTTTGATGCGGCGAGGATTGACCCTCATCAATACACAACCCAGAGTTGGAATCAAGGCTCTTTTGGATCGCATAAGAATCCCTGAGGGTTCGGTAACCACATCAAGCATTGTGTTTTCAATCGGTCCCCGAATTAATGCTGCTGGACGAATGGGCGATGCCACCACAGCCGTAGAATTGATGATTGCTGAAGACGGAGTATCCGCGAACCAATATGCAAAGGAGCTGGAATCCATCAACAACATGCGGAAGGATACGGATTCCGAAACGATGGAACAGGCCATTGAAATGCTCGAAACCCAGTTCAACCTCGACAATCTCTCCGCCATGGTTCTCCATAATCCCGAATGGCATTTGGGGGTGATTGGAATCGTGGCCTCCCGGCTGGTCGATGCCCATTATCGTCCGGCGATTATGCTGAGTACGGTTGAAGGGAAAATCAAAGGCTCTGCGCGATCCATAAAAGGTTTTAATATTTATGACGCACTGAAAGAGTGCGAAGATCTGCTTGAGCAGTTTGGGGGCCATGAATTTGCCGCCGGCCTTACGATGAACATGGAAAACCTGGACGAATTCAGGCGGAGAATCAACAAAATTGCCGGTACCAATCTGTCTGATAAAGATTTTACGCCCGAACTGGAAATTTCCTGCAACCTCAATCTGGAGAAGATTGACATGAAGTTCTGGAAACTCCTTACCCAGTTCGAACCATTTGGACCGGGAAACATGCGGCCCATTTTTGTGAGCAAAGATGTGTGTATTGAAGGGGTTCCGACCATTGTTGGGAACGGTCATTTGAAAATGAAAGTCCGCCAGGGCAATTCTCCCGTGTTTGATTGCATCGGGTTCAACATGCACGCATTTGAGCCCCGCCTCAGGAATTGCAACAGCGCTCAAATTGACATTGCATATGTTTTGGAAGAGAACAACTGGAATGGCCGCCGGACGATTCAAATGAGGCTGAAGGATATTCATATTGGGAGCAAAAAATGA
- a CDS encoding sulfotransferase domain-containing protein, translated as MKENRKHILVTGTHRSGTTWVGRTLSQPPNVELVYEPFNLETTRYNFEYKFDYWFEHVPTSKKRREIERVFDQYIPNNFLQYPAKICRESGYSLKTPLIFAKYLLLSSNRPRFLLKDPIALLSAGWLYERYDLKVICMIRNPLAFTGSLKKQGWDFDFRNFLQQEELLNTRLSPYKEEMQRVYEKGDFIDRVSLLWNVLNFVILDYQKRYPEWFFMKHGKLARKPVKNFRRMFDYLDLEFTDEIEIYIREFTSGKNPMEAKSNKYQPRDAEQTVEAWRNRLTEEEIERVREATSKIYHELYPKGSL; from the coding sequence ATGAAGGAAAACCGCAAACATATTTTAGTGACGGGTACGCATCGTTCGGGGACAACCTGGGTGGGCAGAACGCTCTCTCAGCCACCCAACGTAGAACTGGTTTACGAACCGTTTAACCTGGAGACGACCCGTTACAATTTCGAGTATAAATTTGATTATTGGTTTGAACACGTTCCTACATCAAAAAAGCGACGGGAAATTGAGAGAGTGTTCGATCAATATATTCCGAATAATTTTTTGCAGTACCCGGCCAAGATTTGCCGCGAAAGTGGATACAGCCTGAAAACGCCCCTCATTTTTGCAAAATATCTTCTTTTAAGCTCCAATCGTCCGCGGTTTTTATTGAAAGATCCCATTGCGCTTTTGTCGGCGGGTTGGCTTTATGAGAGGTATGATTTAAAAGTGATTTGTATGATTCGAAATCCGCTTGCATTTACAGGCAGCTTAAAAAAGCAGGGCTGGGATTTCGACTTCAGGAACTTTTTGCAACAGGAGGAGCTTTTGAATACCCGGCTCTCGCCGTATAAAGAAGAGATGCAAAGAGTGTATGAAAAGGGTGATTTTATTGATCGGGTCAGTCTCCTTTGGAACGTGTTGAATTTTGTGATTCTGGATTATCAAAAACGGTATCCGGAGTGGTTTTTCATGAAACATGGAAAGCTGGCCCGAAAGCCGGTGAAGAATTTTCGCCGAATGTTTGATTACCTGGATTTGGAATTCACTGACGAGATTGAAATTTACATCAGAGAATTTACCTCCGGGAAAAATCCGATGGAGGCGAAATCAAATAAATACCAGCCCCGGGATGCCGAACAAACGGTTGAGGCGTGGAGAAACAGGTTAACCGAAGAAGAGATTGAACGGGTGAGGGAGGCTACATCAAAAATCTACCATGAGCTTTATCCAAAAGGAAGTCTTTAA
- a CDS encoding Nramp family divalent metal transporter gives MSKSTIQGIKNSLGPGLIMAAAAIGVSHLVQSTRAGAEFGFALAWAVLLANVFKYPFLEFGPRYALATGKNMIRGYAKMSSIALWIFIIFTVSTMFAVHAAVTIVTASLATNLTGIELSVTTWCAIILLLCVVYLFRNTYALLDKAIKVLMATLAVSTVVAMTLAFTNVGYSPPPDIIAPEIWTVSGVAFLIALMGWMPIPIDASAWQSIWTLERMNETKYKPQLSEVQFDFNLGYIGTALIALCFLTLGAMVMYGSGREYAASAGGFSNQLIELYTSALGEWSFVLIAACAFTTMFSTTLTVTDTYPRVMDQIITILKSDSDTTKESSKSFYSYLLVGISGGSLLLLIFLGDRFRFLIDLATTMSFLTAPVLAFMNHKLIHQPEVAQEFRPKPWLYWLSVSGIIFLTVFALIYLYWMLVY, from the coding sequence ATGAGCAAATCTACCATACAGGGGATAAAAAACAGTTTGGGGCCCGGCCTGATTATGGCCGCCGCCGCTATCGGAGTATCCCATCTTGTACAATCCACCCGCGCCGGTGCAGAATTCGGCTTTGCACTTGCCTGGGCCGTTCTTTTGGCAAACGTTTTCAAATACCCTTTTCTGGAATTTGGTCCGCGATATGCACTTGCTACCGGTAAAAATATGATCCGGGGTTATGCCAAAATGAGCTCAATTGCTCTCTGGATTTTCATCATTTTTACAGTTTCAACCATGTTTGCCGTTCATGCAGCAGTAACAATCGTAACGGCGAGTCTGGCTACCAATCTGACCGGAATAGAACTATCTGTAACAACCTGGTGCGCTATCATCCTTCTCCTTTGCGTGGTCTATCTGTTCCGAAATACCTACGCTCTCTTGGATAAAGCCATAAAAGTTTTAATGGCAACTCTTGCTGTTTCAACGGTCGTAGCAATGACTCTTGCCTTCACCAATGTTGGATATTCTCCGCCACCGGATATAATTGCACCGGAAATCTGGACGGTCTCCGGGGTGGCTTTCCTAATTGCACTTATGGGCTGGATGCCGATCCCCATTGATGCCTCCGCCTGGCAATCAATCTGGACGCTTGAACGCATGAACGAAACCAAATACAAACCTCAACTCAGCGAAGTTCAGTTCGATTTTAATCTCGGTTATATCGGTACGGCACTCATTGCACTCTGCTTTCTTACATTGGGCGCTATGGTTATGTACGGCTCCGGCCGGGAGTATGCGGCCAGCGCCGGCGGATTCTCCAACCAGTTGATTGAACTTTACACCTCTGCATTGGGAGAATGGTCGTTTGTGTTGATTGCTGCCTGTGCATTCACCACTATGTTTAGTACAACACTGACCGTTACCGATACCTATCCGAGAGTAATGGACCAGATTATCACCATCCTAAAAAGTGATAGTGACACAACCAAAGAATCCTCAAAATCTTTCTATTCATATTTGTTAGTTGGCATTAGCGGAGGGTCTCTTTTACTTTTGATTTTTTTGGGTGACCGGTTTCGTTTTCTGATTGATTTGGCCACCACCATGTCGTTCCTCACAGCGCCGGTTCTTGCTTTCATGAATCACAAACTGATTCATCAACCCGAAGTTGCCCAAGAATTCCGGCCAAAACCGTGGCTTTACTGGCTGAGCGTTAGTGGTATTATTTTTCTTACTGTGTTCGCTTTGATTTACCTTTACTGGATGCTTGTTTATTAA
- a CDS encoding baeRF7 domain-containing protein produces the protein MVSERTIRDLINQKGETLVTITLPTHEKGEESKQDPIRFKNLISEAEKKLEERVKKNGFAEKFLKPAKELLDTPMFWSHQKNGLAVYITEDSFNYYKLPYEVNEQVLVNDHFLITPLLPMTSMDGTFSVLAASRKNVRLLRCSRNSVHDITPQDIETSVSDYLEVDPQKQLQFHSGAKGQSAVYHGHNANEEDKMVVVEAFYREIEKELTEVLNKANDPLIIVGLVENANLYEKVNSYNRLVDEKVNHNPDELSDKELRDKGWEVVRHYFLSEMYQSLNKFSEYGEDRVSNNLGEIIESTVMGKSSTIFISRGETKWGKYDEENHTVHYSTNPNGEDVELLNWLSITGFKTGSKVYVLPKEEMPIRSTVAAEFRF, from the coding sequence ATGGTAAGTGAAAGAACAATTCGAGATCTGATCAATCAAAAAGGTGAAACCCTTGTAACCATAACCCTTCCAACTCACGAAAAAGGAGAAGAATCAAAACAAGACCCCATTCGATTTAAAAATTTAATATCTGAAGCTGAAAAGAAACTTGAAGAGCGAGTCAAAAAAAATGGATTTGCGGAGAAATTTCTGAAGCCGGCCAAAGAACTTTTGGATACGCCGATGTTTTGGTCGCATCAAAAAAACGGACTGGCTGTTTATATCACCGAGGATTCGTTTAACTATTATAAACTGCCGTATGAAGTAAACGAGCAGGTATTGGTGAACGATCATTTTCTCATCACACCATTGCTGCCAATGACCAGTATGGACGGAACGTTTAGCGTGCTGGCAGCGAGCCGGAAGAATGTAAGATTACTGCGTTGCAGCAGAAATTCCGTTCACGATATTACACCGCAGGATATTGAAACATCGGTGTCTGATTATCTTGAGGTTGATCCGCAAAAACAACTCCAGTTTCATTCAGGCGCAAAAGGTCAGTCGGCTGTATACCACGGCCATAACGCCAACGAAGAGGACAAAATGGTAGTTGTTGAGGCTTTCTATCGTGAGATAGAGAAAGAGCTTACAGAGGTTCTGAACAAAGCCAACGATCCGCTGATAATTGTAGGACTCGTAGAAAACGCTAATCTTTATGAAAAAGTAAACAGTTATAATCGTCTTGTGGATGAGAAGGTAAATCACAACCCTGATGAACTTTCCGACAAGGAATTGCGAGACAAAGGCTGGGAAGTGGTTCGGCATTATTTCCTTTCGGAAATGTACCAGTCTCTCAACAAGTTTTCTGAATATGGCGAAGACAGGGTTTCCAACAATCTTGGGGAGATTATCGAGTCTACCGTGATGGGCAAATCGTCCACTATTTTTATTTCGCGCGGTGAAACCAAGTGGGGCAAGTACGATGAAGAAAATCATACGGTCCACTACAGCACAAACCCAAACGGAGAAGATGTTGAACTGTTGAACTGGCTTTCCATCACCGGTTTTAAAACCGGCAGCAAGGTGTATGTATTGCCTAAGGAAGAGATGCCAATCCGTTCTACGGTAGCAGCAGAATTTCGGTTCTAA
- a CDS encoding acetate/propionate family kinase, with translation MLVLVINCGSSSVKYDLIEASEEKEICHGIVERIGAVTSIVKHEPLHGEKIKDTKVISNHGEALQEILDYLLTSDAKIISSPSDIKAVGHRVVHGGEMFKDSVLIDDEVKDAIKQAFDLAPLHNPPNLKGIQAAQERLPDVPHVAVFDTAFHQSIPSKAYLYGIPNRLYRRHKIRRYGFHGTSHYYVSRQYYKMTDKPKSKTKVITCHLGNGASIAAIEGGESRDSSMGFTPLSGLVMGTRSGDLDPSVLFYIVEKEELPLNSLHAMLNRHSGLLGLSGYASDMRDLISEAQNGDRRCQQAIDVFCYNIKRYIGSYFATLNGCDAIVFTAGIGENAPLIREKSLENLDALGVEIDPKRNREAEPGKTVKISSDSSKTDVYVIPTNEELVIAIDAAKLATAHDQSPWV, from the coding sequence ATGCTCGTACTAGTTATTAATTGCGGAAGTTCTTCAGTGAAGTATGATTTGATTGAAGCTTCCGAAGAAAAAGAAATTTGCCACGGTATTGTTGAGAGGATTGGAGCCGTAACCTCCATTGTGAAACACGAACCGCTGCACGGAGAAAAGATAAAAGACACCAAAGTGATTTCGAATCACGGAGAGGCGCTCCAGGAGATCTTGGATTACCTGTTGACATCAGATGCGAAAATTATTTCGTCACCGTCTGATATTAAAGCTGTAGGCCACCGGGTGGTTCACGGCGGCGAAATGTTTAAAGATTCTGTTTTGATTGATGACGAAGTGAAAGACGCTATCAAGCAGGCATTTGATCTTGCACCGCTTCATAATCCGCCCAATCTGAAAGGCATCCAGGCTGCACAAGAGAGGTTGCCGGATGTGCCTCATGTTGCCGTTTTTGATACAGCCTTTCACCAATCCATTCCTTCGAAAGCGTATCTGTATGGAATTCCAAACCGTCTTTACAGACGTCATAAAATCCGGCGATACGGCTTTCATGGAACATCGCATTACTATGTGAGCCGTCAATATTATAAAATGACTGATAAGCCCAAATCCAAAACAAAGGTGATAACATGTCATTTAGGAAATGGCGCGTCTATTGCGGCTATTGAAGGTGGAGAGTCCAGGGATTCCTCGATGGGTTTTACACCACTTTCGGGTTTGGTGATGGGCACGCGCAGCGGTGATCTGGACCCATCAGTGCTCTTTTATATTGTGGAGAAAGAAGAACTTCCCCTGAACAGTCTGCACGCCATGTTGAATCGCCACAGCGGTTTGCTTGGCTTAAGTGGTTATGCAAGTGATATGAGAGATTTGATTTCCGAAGCACAAAACGGAGATCGGCGATGCCAACAGGCTATTGACGTTTTTTGCTATAACATCAAACGGTACATTGGGTCGTATTTTGCAACTCTGAATGGATGCGATGCTATTGTTTTCACGGCAGGAATCGGGGAGAACGCCCCGCTGATACGCGAGAAATCGCTCGAAAACCTGGATGCGCTTGGAGTTGAAATAGATCCAAAACGGAACAGAGAAGCTGAGCCGGGCAAAACTGTAAAAATCAGTTCGGACTCCTCAAAAACAGATGTGTATGTGATTCCCACCAATGAAGAGCTGGTTATTGCCATTGATGCCGCAAAACTGGCAACCGCACATGATCAGAGTCCCTGGGTGTAG
- the secG gene encoding preprotein translocase subunit SecG, with amino-acid sequence MLYGIIISLITIICILLIIVILLQPGQKEGLSGGLAAGMAGGASMGARRTADLLSKTTSILAGLFLGLSVLANFAIDRADSNQSTIQQQSNFGEPVEQQDFSVPSETESAVPQQDDFNTDDSGSDDGGN; translated from the coding sequence ATGCTTTACGGAATTATCATATCGCTGATTACAATCATCTGTATTTTACTGATTATTGTAATCTTATTACAGCCCGGACAAAAAGAGGGATTATCGGGCGGACTTGCAGCAGGAATGGCGGGTGGTGCATCAATGGGTGCGCGAAGAACCGCAGACCTGCTCTCAAAAACAACATCTATTCTTGCAGGACTTTTTCTTGGATTGAGTGTTCTTGCGAATTTTGCCATTGACCGGGCTGATTCAAATCAAAGCACTATTCAACAACAATCCAATTTTGGAGAGCCTGTCGAACAGCAAGATTTCTCCGTTCCTTCTGAAACTGAATCAGCCGTTCCACAGCAAGATGATTTTAATACTGATGACAGCGGTTCCGATGACGGCGGAAACTAA
- a CDS encoding mechanosensitive ion channel family protein: protein MNQDTIETIERLISNAYTSYSNFIETLLIVVALIAVHFIVNAIVRRQTENDSIRYKWRKNLAYFLSFIGFLLIGRIWFEGMASVATFLGLLSAGLAIALRDPVTDMAGWLFLVWRKPFSVGDRIEIADRKGDVIDIRFFKFTVLEIGNWTKSDQSTGRVIHIPNHYVLQNSIANYTSDFNFIWNEIEIIVTFESDWKKAKKIITEIVNSHSEDYVADAEAQVRRAKKSYLIQYKNLTPIVYTEVVDIGVKLTIRHLSHARRRRGLNQLIWEDVLDRFLKEDDIDFAYNTLRIYQNQIEGKPDLKPKSTSG from the coding sequence ATGAATCAGGATACAATCGAAACCATTGAACGGCTCATAAGCAATGCGTACACCAGTTACAGCAACTTTATTGAAACACTTTTAATAGTAGTTGCACTGATTGCTGTTCATTTTATTGTGAACGCTATTGTCCGGCGGCAGACAGAGAATGACTCCATCCGCTACAAATGGAGAAAAAATCTTGCCTACTTTCTGAGTTTTATCGGGTTTTTGTTAATTGGCCGTATCTGGTTTGAAGGGATGGCATCGGTTGCCACATTCCTGGGATTGCTTTCTGCAGGTTTGGCCATTGCATTGCGCGATCCTGTGACGGATATGGCGGGCTGGCTTTTTCTGGTTTGGCGAAAACCATTTAGTGTGGGCGACCGAATTGAAATAGCCGACAGAAAGGGCGATGTAATCGACATCCGGTTTTTTAAATTTACCGTGCTGGAAATTGGTAACTGGACGAAATCAGACCAGAGCACCGGGCGTGTCATTCACATTCCTAATCACTATGTTCTTCAAAATTCCATAGCCAACTACACCAGTGATTTTAACTTCATCTGGAATGAAATTGAGATTATAGTAACCTTTGAGAGTGACTGGAAAAAAGCGAAAAAAATTATCACGGAGATAGTCAATAGCCATTCGGAAGATTACGTGGCCGATGCCGAGGCGCAGGTACGCCGTGCAAAAAAATCGTACCTCATTCAGTATAAAAACCTGACCCCCATTGTTTACACCGAGGTTGTGGATATTGGAGTGAAGCTGACCATCCGCCACCTTTCGCACGCAAGGAGACGACGTGGTTTAAATCAGCTTATTTGGGAAGACGTACTGGACCGCTTTCTAAAAGAAGATGACATCGACTTTGCTTACAACACGTTGCGTATCTACCAAAATCAGATAGAAGGGAAACCTGACCTGAAGCCCAAATCTACTTCGGGATAG
- a CDS encoding SOS response-associated peptidase — protein MAKRVAFFASKEEIENYYNIQTKKESLFEAHYNLSPGHQLPVITIANGEPQIERLRWGKSGTSGAKETTIEKENLLDRLKEKDATRCILPLSGFYIWKDNQEKNNPFFVRLLNDAVASIAGIYISGEEDYVSIVTTESNTLVQPMSARMPLLLDQPTALQWLEKGIDLAELLSRTDNIFTLTDLTVLRVSKKVNDPSNNSPKLIQPIPK, from the coding sequence ATGGCAAAAAGAGTTGCTTTCTTCGCGAGCAAAGAAGAAATAGAGAACTATTATAATATTCAAACAAAAAAGGAAAGTCTTTTTGAGGCTCATTATAATCTCTCGCCGGGGCACCAGTTGCCTGTCATAACCATTGCAAATGGAGAACCTCAAATTGAACGTTTAAGGTGGGGAAAGAGCGGTACTTCCGGCGCAAAAGAAACTACAATCGAAAAAGAAAATCTTTTAGACCGGCTTAAGGAAAAGGATGCTACACGATGCATTTTACCACTGAGCGGTTTTTATATCTGGAAAGATAACCAGGAGAAAAACAACCCGTTTTTTGTTCGGTTGCTGAATGATGCGGTGGCTTCGATCGCGGGAATTTACATCAGCGGTGAAGAAGATTATGTAAGCATTGTAACTACAGAATCGAATACGCTTGTGCAACCGATGTCTGCACGAATGCCGTTGCTTTTGGATCAACCAACGGCGCTGCAATGGCTTGAAAAAGGAATTGATTTAGCCGAGTTATTATCACGAACGGACAATATTTTCACACTGACAGACCTGACCGTTTTGAGGGTGAGCAAAAAAGTAAATGATCCTTCCAATAACAGTCCGAAATTAATTCAACCTATCCCGAAGTAG